The following are encoded in a window of Salvelinus sp. IW2-2015 unplaced genomic scaffold, ASM291031v2 Un_scaffold1093, whole genome shotgun sequence genomic DNA:
- the LOC112069723 gene encoding syntaxin-binding protein 5-like, producing the protein MLYKLKTSKVFENPDAGEGRAVELVEEDPYAIQMVSWCPHSRLFCVVGISAHVILYRFSKHDANTEIVSLEVRPQFDSEDVISPSETENNPSSHSPQMPGSPGNGSQDSLHYLKVKSRPVQMPPGYQAELVVQLQWVDXEXPQQITSLDINSAYGL; encoded by the exons ATGCTGTAYAAGCTGAAGACGTCRAAGGTGTTTGAGAACCCCGATGCGGGTGAAGGCCGGGCAGTCGAGCTGGTAGAGGAGGACCCGTACGCCATTCAGATGGTCAGCTGGTGCCCACATAGCCGTCTCTTCTGTGTGGTGGGCATCTCTGCCCACGTCATCCTCTACCGCTTCAGCAAACACGACGCCAACACAGAGATAGTG TCACTAGAAGTGCGTCCGCAGTTTGATTCGGAGGACGTCATCTCCCcatcagagacagagaacaaccccAGTTCCCACTCCCCCCAGATGCCCGGTAGCCCCGGCAACGGCTCACAAGACAGCCTCCACTACCTCAA GGTGAAGAGTCGTCCAGTGCAGATGCCCCCGGGATACCAGGCTGAGTTGGTGGTGCAGCTGCAGTGGGTRGATRGAGARYCCCCCCAGCAGATCACCAGCCTGGACATCAACTCTGCCTATGGCCTGTGA